One window of Flavobacterium ammonificans genomic DNA carries:
- a CDS encoding sugar phosphate isomerase/epimerase family protein — MTTIQGPAVFLAQFIGDKAPFNSLDGICQWAADLGFKGIQMPTLDARFIDLQKAAESKTYADELIGKVASYGLQISELSTHLQGQLIAVHPAYDDFFDGFAPAALRGNPKARQEWAVQQMKYAAKASQNLGLNAHATFSGSLLWQYFHPWPQRPPGLIEEGFAELAKRWLPILNEFDQNGVDVCYEIHPGEDLFDGETYEMFLKAVNNHSRACLLYDPSHFVLQQLDYIQYIDFYHERIKAFHVKDAEFNPTGKQGTFGGYQSWANRAGRYRSPGDGQIDFKTIFSKLAQYDYKGWAVMEWECCIKNQEDGAREGAEFIKKHIIKVTDKAFDDFAAVETNTQLNRKNLGL, encoded by the coding sequence ATGACAACAATTCAAGGACCAGCGGTTTTTTTAGCACAATTTATTGGAGACAAAGCTCCATTTAATTCATTGGACGGAATATGTCAATGGGCAGCTGATTTAGGTTTCAAAGGGATTCAAATGCCAACATTGGATGCACGTTTTATTGATTTACAAAAAGCGGCAGAAAGTAAAACCTATGCAGATGAATTGATAGGAAAAGTGGCTTCCTATGGCTTACAAATTTCAGAATTGTCAACCCACTTACAAGGACAATTAATAGCTGTTCATCCCGCATATGATGATTTCTTTGACGGCTTTGCTCCTGCTGCTTTGCGTGGGAATCCAAAAGCACGTCAAGAATGGGCAGTACAACAAATGAAATATGCTGCGAAAGCCTCTCAAAATTTAGGTTTAAATGCCCACGCTACTTTTAGTGGTTCATTACTTTGGCAATACTTCCACCCTTGGCCACAAAGACCACCGGGATTAATTGAAGAAGGATTTGCTGAATTAGCCAAACGTTGGTTGCCTATTTTGAATGAATTTGATCAGAATGGTGTGGATGTTTGTTATGAGATTCACCCAGGAGAAGATTTATTTGATGGAGAAACCTACGAAATGTTTTTGAAAGCGGTAAACAATCATTCTAGAGCTTGTTTATTGTACGATCCATCCCATTTTGTATTGCAACAATTGGATTATATTCAGTATATCGATTTTTATCACGAACGTATTAAAGCCTTCCATGTTAAGGATGCTGAATTTAACCCAACCGGTAAGCAAGGGACTTTTGGTGGATACCAAAGTTGGGCTAACCGCGCAGGACGCTATCGTTCGCCTGGTGATGGACAAATTGATTTCAAAACTATTTTCAGCAAATTAGCACAATACGATTATAAGGGTTGGGCAGTTATGGAATGGGAATGTTGCATTAAAAATCAAGAAGACGGTGCTCGTGAAGGGGCTGAATTTATTAAAAAACACATTATCAAAGTAACCGATAAAGCGTTTGATGATTTTGCTGCTGTGGAAACCAACACCCAATTAAACAGAAAAAATTTAGGATTATAA